The Chryseobacterium indicum genome includes a window with the following:
- a CDS encoding rhodanese-like domain-containing protein, which produces MSLSEVIKSGNYALIDVREPMELEMDGNIEGAKNIPLGEVEDRKEEILSIEKPVILFCRSGNRSGKALEYLNSQGLQDGYNGGGWAELKANLEANQGTF; this is translated from the coding sequence ATGTCTTTATCAGAAGTTATAAAATCAGGAAATTATGCATTAATCGACGTTCGTGAACCTATGGAACTGGAAATGGACGGAAACATAGAAGGTGCTAAAAATATTCCTTTGGGAGAAGTGGAAGACAGAAAAGAAGAAATCCTGTCTATTGAAAAGCCTGTAATTTTGTTCTGCAGAAGCGGAAACAGAAGCGGAAAGGCTTTGGAATATCTTAACTCTCAGGGTTTGCAAGACGGCTACAACGGCGGAGGCTGGGCTGAGCTGAAAGCAAATCTGGAAGCAAATCAGGGAACTTTTTAA